Part of the Micromonospora rhizosphaerae genome is shown below.
CCCCGCCGAGACCAGCGGTAGATCCACCACGCACCGTCGGCGGTGTACCGCAAGGTCGGCAGCCGGTCGCCCGGCCCGTCCGCGCTCGGCGCCGCGTGGCTCACCCCGTAGTCGCCATAGCCGACGCCGAGGTCGGCCAGGCGCTGCCAGAGCTGCCAGTCGAAGCGCTCCAGGCGTACCGGCTCGTCAGTGGGCAGGCGGGTCAGCGTCGGCGGCATCCCGCCGGCCGCCACGGTCACCGACCGCCAGGCGTGCCGCCGGGCCCACTCCAGCAGCCGCCGGACCCGGGGTTCAACCAACCGCACGTCCGCCGGGCAGCAGACGTCGCCCGCGTCGACCAGCAGGTCGCACTGCTCGGGGACGAGCCGGGCCAGCCGCCAGACCCGCTCCATCGCAGTGGTCGTCGCGTCCGGGCCGGCCCGGTCCTGCCCCGTCCGCAGCCGGACCACCGCCCGTCGGGCGTACGCCCGCGCCGCGACGCCGTGCGCCACCAGCCGTCGGTTGCTCTCCGCGAGCCCGAGCACCGGCACCAGGGGTACGCCCCAGCGGACCAGTTCGGCCTCCGGGGTGTCCGGCAGGGCGGAGACGTCGACGGCCGGGACCAGCCCGGCGGGCAACCGACCGAGCAGGTCCACAATGCACGGATCGACTGCGGGGACGTAGAGAATCGGACCGAGCAGGGGAGCGGTGGCGCCGTCGAGATGAGTCAGCGCCTCCAGCTCACCACGTCGGCTGAGCAGGATAGGGCGGTAGACCGGTTCCGCCGCCCGACCCCCGTGGGCGGGCACCATAGTTCAATGTAACCAAACATTCGCATTTAGTCACCGGTCCTTCCGGCGCGGCACCTCACGGTGACCCGGTCGTAAGCTTCGACACCATGTCCGCCGACGCGACCGCCCAGCCCGTGCTGCTGGAGTTCACCCTCACCGCCGACGACCTGCTCGACGGGCTCACCGCCGCGCACCGCGTGATCCGCCGCCCGTGGTACCTGCGCTGGCTCGCCCCGCTGCTGACCCTGGGCATCGTCCTGGTCGTCGCGCTGAAGTCGGCCCTGTCCGGCGACCTCACGCCCACCGTCGGGGTCGCGCTGGCCATCCTGGCGATGTTCATGCTGCTGTTCTCGGTCGGGCTCACCCTGCTGTTCCGTCGGCGGCTCAACCCGGCCCGGCTCACCTACCGGTGGTCGTCCCGACAGCTGATCCAGGGCAACCCGATGCTGGCCCGGCCGCTGCGCGTGTCGGTCGGCGAGGCCGGTGTCCACATCGCCGGGGCCACCGGCGAGACGAGGACCGCCTGGAGCCAGTACCCCTACCACCTGGAGACCGCGCGGTCGTTCGCCCTGCTCGCCTCGGACCGGCTCGGCGCCGCCGTGCTGGTGCTGCCGAAGCGGGCGATGGGGGAGACTGACGCGGCGGGGCTGCGGGCGCTGCTCGCCGCGCACACGCGTCGGCTCGGCGACCGGTGACGACCAGCCGGGACGGGTACGCGCACACGAGCGCACGGCGCCGCTCGACCTCAGTCGTAACGTCGCCGCGCTCGGCCGTCTCCCACCACCGCAGCCGTACGGCGGTACGACAGCGGGGACCTGGCTCGACCGGCCGTCCGTGCACCGGTCTTGCCGATCCACATGCCCGTCCAGCGGGGATGCAAACCAGGAATCAGTGGGGAATTCCATCATTTGGCAGTCTCGGCGTGGCGGCGGCGGGGACCGGGTATGTGCGCGCCATGGAGCATTTCACGATCGCGACCGTCGCCGAGAGGAGCCCGGACTTCCGTCGGGTGCTCTGGACCGGGGAGTACACCCAGCTGGTGATCATGACCATTCCGCCCGGCGGGGAGATCGGCGAGGAGGTCCACGAGGACGTCGACCAGATCCTCACCTTCGTCAGCGGCACGGGCGAGGCCCGGGTGGCCGGCGAGAAGAAGGAGGTCGTCGCCGGGGACCTGGTGGTCGTGCCGGCCGGCACCAAGCACAACTTCGTCAACACCGGTCCCAACCCGCTGGTCCTCTACACCGTCTACGGGCCGCCGGAGCACGCCGACCAGGTGGTGCACCGAACCAAGGAGGAGGCCGAAGCGGCAGAGGCGGCGGGCCAGGACGAGCCGCCGACCGCCAGGGGCCATACGGTCTGAAAACTTCCGGTCGGGGTACCAGGACCGGGTGGACCAGCCGGCGATCTCCGACTACGGATTCCTCTCCGACTGCCGCTCCGGCGCCCTCGTCGGGCGGGACGGGTCGGTCGACTGGTGGTGCCCGGACCGGTTCGACGCCCCCTCGGTCTTCGGCCGGCTGCTCGACCCTGACGGCGGGCACTGGCGGATCGCGCCGCTGGCGGCGAGCCGGGTGGAGCGGGCGTACCACCCGGACACGCTGGTCCTGCGTACCGTCCACCACACCCCGGACGGGAGCGTCGCGGTCACCGACGCGCTGGCCGCCGAACTGGGCGCCCGCGGCCACCAGCTGGGGATGAACTCCCCGGCGGTGCTGCTCCGGGTGGTCGAGGGGCTGACCGGTCGGGTCCGGATGCACCTGGACTTCGCCCCCCGACCGGAGTACGGGCTGCTCACCCCATACCTGCACGAGCAGCCGGACGGCGGCGTGCTGGCCGCCGCCGGACCGGTGCGGCTGACGCTGCGCGGCGGCGGGCAGGCGCTGCGCACCGACCGGGACCGGGTCGCGCACACCTTCGAGGTGGCCGCCGGCCAGGTCGTCGGCTTCGACCTGGCGTACGCCCCGGTCTACGGGAACCCGCCGGCCCGGCTCGACCCGGTCACCACTCTCGCCGAGACGACGCGCGCGTGGGAGGCGTACCGGGAGAACCACCGGTACTCCGGCTGCTATCCCGACCAGGTCCGGAACAGCGCAACCGTGCTCACCGGGCTGACGTACACCCGCAGCGGCGCGGTCGCCGCCGCGCTGACCACCTCGCTGCCCGAGCGAATCGGCGGCGACCGCAACTACGACTACCGCTACTCCTGGCTGCGCGACTTCGCGGCGACCATGCGCGCCTTCTGGGTGGCGGCCTGCCCCATCGAGGCGTCCCGCCTCTTCGCCTGGGCGGCCCGCTCGATCGGCCGGGTCGGGGACCAGCCGGTGCCGGTGGTCTTCGGCCTGGAGGGGGAGCGGGACCTCTCCGAACACGAGTGCACCCACCTGCGCGGGTACGCGGACAGCCGCCCGGTGCGGATCGGCAACGACGCCTGGCGCCAGCGTCAGCTCGACGTGCCCGGCGAGGTGCTCTCGGCGGTCTGGCGGCTGCACGACTACCTCGGCGCCACGCTCGACGAGGAGCTCCTGGAGATGGTGGTCGGGCTGGCCGAGCACGTGGCCGCGACCTGGCGGCTGCCCGACCGGGGGGTGTGGGAGATTCGGGACGGCGAGCGGCACTACCTGTCGTCCAAGGTGTTCTGCTGGGCGGCGCTGGACCGGGCGGTGCGGCTGGCGCCGCAGCTCGGGGACCGGGCCGACCCGCGCCGCTGGGCGGAGATCCGGGACGAGATCCGCGAGACCGTGCTGCGCGAGGGCTGGAACGACCGGATCGGCGCGTACACCGCCGCCTTCGGCTCGGCCGAGCTGGACGCCTCGGCGCTCTACATGCCGATCGTGCGCTTCCTCCCCGCGTCCGATCCGCGGATGCGTTCCACCATCGACGTGATCGAGCGCGAGCTGAGCACCGAGGACGGACTGGTCCGGCGCTGGAACACCGACCCGGCCGGGTTCGTGGTCTGCTCGTTCTGGCTGGTGGAGTGCCTGGCGATGGCGGGCGAGATGGACCGGGCCCGGGCGCTGTTCGAGAAGGTGCTCGGTTACGGCAACGACCTGGGCCTCTTCGCCGAGCAGATCGACCTGAGCACCGGGGCGCAGCTGGGCAACACGCCGCAGGCGCTGTCGCACATCGGCCTGATCAACGCGGCCTGGCGACTGACCGACCCGACGACGGTCTGAGCCGGGCGATCACCTGCCTGATCGCGTACCGTGCCGGGCCCCAGGCCGCCAGGTCACGGATGACCGGCACCGCCGACACGTCCACCGTCTCCGGGTACTTCAGGCCCGCGCCGGTGTTCAGCACCACCACCCGCTCGCCGGCCCGGATCCAGCCGCCCGCCCGCAGGTGCCGGGCGGCGGAGAGGCAGGCCGCCCCCTCCGGGCAGAGCAGCAGCCCCTCCCGGGCGGCGAAGTCCCGCAGATCGGCCAGGATCTCCGCGTCGTCGACCGCGATCGCGGTCCCGCCGCTCTCCCGCAGCGCGGTCAGGATCAGCTCGTCGCCGAGCGGGGACGGCACGGTGATGCCGAATGCCACCGTGTGCGCGTCCGGCCACGGCGTCGCCCGCTCCTCCCCGGCGGCGAAGGCCCGGACGATCGGCGCGCAGCCGGTGGACTGCACCGCCACCAGCCGGGGCAGCCGGTCCTCCACCCAGCCCAGCTCCCGCAGCTCGTGCAGCGCCTTGTGGATGCCGATCAGCCCGACCCCGCCGCCGGTCGGATAGATGATCACGTCGGGCACCTGCCAGCCGAGCTGCTCGACGATCTCGTACCCCATCGTCTTCTTGCCCTCCAGCCGGTAGGGCTCGCGCAGCGTCCCGGCGTCGAAGACCCGGCCGCCCGACTCGGCGATCTGGCCGGCGACCCAGCGGCCGGCGTCGCTGATCAGGCCGTCGATCAGCCGCAGATCCGCGCCGGCGGCCAGGCACTCGCGCCGGCAGATGGCCGGCGCGTCCAGCGGCATCGCGATGGTCGCGCCCATCCCGGCCCGGGCCGCGTACGTCGCCCAGGCCGCCCCCGCGTTGCCGTTGGTCGGCATGGCGATCCGCTCGACGCCCAGCTCCCGGGCCCGGCTCACGCCCACCGCCGCGCCGCGCGCCTTGAACGAGCCGGTCGGGGTGAGCCCCTCGTCCTTCACCAGCAGGTCCGGGATGCCGATCTCCGCCCCGTACGCCGGGGCCCGCAGCAGCGGCGTCCAGCCCTCGCCCAACGTGGTGACGAACCGGGGGTCGGCCACCGGCAGCAGCTCCCGGTAGCGCCAGAGATCGGCCGGGCGCAGCCCGAACTGCTCCGGGGTCACCGACTCCGCCACCGCGGCCAGGTCGTAGCGGGCCAGCAGCGGCGAGCCGCAGTCGCAGAGGTTCTGCAACTTCTCCGTCGGGTGCTCCCGGCCGCAGCGCGGGCACTCCAGGTGCGTCAGGTGCACGATGATCCTCAGCTCGTGTCGATGCTCAGCCAGCGCCGGCTGCGCCGACCCGGCTCGTACGGGGAGTCGAGCCGCTTCGCGACCACTCCGGGGAGCCCCTGTTCGGCGGCGGTGCGCAGGGCGTCCGCGCCGACGCCGGGGAACCACGGCGGGGTCTGCCAGTGCGGGCCGGCGAGCGCCAGACCGTCGAGCAGCTCCCGGCGCTGCGCGTACGGCACGTCGATGCTGGTCGCGCCCTCGAGCCAGAGCAGGTCGAAGATCAGGAACTGGCCGTCTCTGCCGGTCGCCGGCCGGACCCGTCCGGCGGCGTCGATCCGGACCAGCACGCCGTCCAGCACCGCCTCCGT
Proteins encoded:
- a CDS encoding beta family protein, translated to MVPAHGGRAAEPVYRPILLSRRGELEALTHLDGATAPLLGPILYVPAVDPCIVDLLGRLPAGLVPAVDVSALPDTPEAELVRWGVPLVPVLGLAESNRRLVAHGVAARAYARRAVVRLRTGQDRAGPDATTTAMERVWRLARLVPEQCDLLVDAGDVCCPADVRLVEPRVRRLLEWARRHAWRSVTVAAGGMPPTLTRLPTDEPVRLERFDWQLWQRLADLGVGYGDYGVSHAAPSADGPGDRLPTLRYTADGAWWIYRWSRRGGRGDERFADLCRTLVSAPHWPTAGAAFSWGDHEIVRRARRVAGPGSSTNWVAWGTSHHLAHVLGALLRPSREQRPGPWRAGQDTPERGRSGRPQRGGETRRAG
- a CDS encoding glycoside hydrolase family 15 protein produces the protein MDQPAISDYGFLSDCRSGALVGRDGSVDWWCPDRFDAPSVFGRLLDPDGGHWRIAPLAASRVERAYHPDTLVLRTVHHTPDGSVAVTDALAAELGARGHQLGMNSPAVLLRVVEGLTGRVRMHLDFAPRPEYGLLTPYLHEQPDGGVLAAAGPVRLTLRGGGQALRTDRDRVAHTFEVAAGQVVGFDLAYAPVYGNPPARLDPVTTLAETTRAWEAYRENHRYSGCYPDQVRNSATVLTGLTYTRSGAVAAALTTSLPERIGGDRNYDYRYSWLRDFAATMRAFWVAACPIEASRLFAWAARSIGRVGDQPVPVVFGLEGERDLSEHECTHLRGYADSRPVRIGNDAWRQRQLDVPGEVLSAVWRLHDYLGATLDEELLEMVVGLAEHVAATWRLPDRGVWEIRDGERHYLSSKVFCWAALDRAVRLAPQLGDRADPRRWAEIRDEIRETVLREGWNDRIGAYTAAFGSAELDASALYMPIVRFLPASDPRMRSTIDVIERELSTEDGLVRRWNTDPAGFVVCSFWLVECLAMAGEMDRARALFEKVLGYGNDLGLFAEQIDLSTGAQLGNTPQALSHIGLINAAWRLTDPTTV
- a CDS encoding cupin domain-containing protein; the protein is MEHFTIATVAERSPDFRRVLWTGEYTQLVIMTIPPGGEIGEEVHEDVDQILTFVSGTGEARVAGEKKEVVAGDLVVVPAGTKHNFVNTGPNPLVLYTVYGPPEHADQVVHRTKEEAEAAEAAGQDEPPTARGHTV
- a CDS encoding threonine synthase, with translation MHLTHLECPRCGREHPTEKLQNLCDCGSPLLARYDLAAVAESVTPEQFGLRPADLWRYRELLPVADPRFVTTLGEGWTPLLRAPAYGAEIGIPDLLVKDEGLTPTGSFKARGAAVGVSRARELGVERIAMPTNGNAGAAWATYAARAGMGATIAMPLDAPAICRRECLAAGADLRLIDGLISDAGRWVAGQIAESGGRVFDAGTLREPYRLEGKKTMGYEIVEQLGWQVPDVIIYPTGGGVGLIGIHKALHELRELGWVEDRLPRLVAVQSTGCAPIVRAFAAGEERATPWPDAHTVAFGITVPSPLGDELILTALRESGGTAIAVDDAEILADLRDFAAREGLLLCPEGAACLSAARHLRAGGWIRAGERVVVLNTGAGLKYPETVDVSAVPVIRDLAAWGPARYAIRQVIARLRPSSGRSVARPR
- a CDS encoding YcxB family protein; the protein is MSADATAQPVLLEFTLTADDLLDGLTAAHRVIRRPWYLRWLAPLLTLGIVLVVALKSALSGDLTPTVGVALAILAMFMLLFSVGLTLLFRRRLNPARLTYRWSSRQLIQGNPMLARPLRVSVGEAGVHIAGATGETRTAWSQYPYHLETARSFALLASDRLGAAVLVLPKRAMGETDAAGLRALLAAHTRRLGDR